From the genome of Geobacter sp. SVR, one region includes:
- the ftsL gene encoding cell division protein FtsL: MAHARTDYGKVAAPRHITGVEFLSHRMDIFRFLMICMILFTIVSVFHVWSRFKLIDLNLQIAESSRQLKESQQEQKRLKLEAASLRTPGRIETIAKGELGMALPSEQQVVFVK, from the coding sequence ATGGCACACGCCAGGACCGATTACGGCAAGGTCGCCGCTCCACGGCACATCACCGGAGTGGAGTTTTTGTCCCACCGCATGGACATCTTCAGGTTCCTGATGATCTGCATGATTCTCTTCACGATCGTTTCGGTGTTTCATGTCTGGTCGCGTTTCAAGCTGATCGACCTGAACCTGCAGATTGCAGAGTCGAGCAGGCAGCTCAAGGAGAGCCAGCAGGAACAGAAGCGCCTCAAGCTTGAGGCTGCTTCCCTGAGAACTCCGGGACGCATCGAGACCATTGCCAAGGGAGAGCTGGGCATGGCACTGCCGAGCGAGCAGCAGGTCGTTTTCGTAAAATGA
- the queF gene encoding preQ(1) synthase has product MTLHTNLKSLGSGTTSYRYDQPDAALLEAFPSPFAQPGQNPAGAVGTLHIECPEFTCLCPMTGQPDFARIVIDYQPDQLCVESKSLKLYLGSFRMHGEFHEASVNRICNDLVALLAPVWLTVRGEFTPRGGIPFWPMAEYRKKS; this is encoded by the coding sequence ATGACGTTGCACACCAATCTGAAATCACTCGGTTCCGGGACAACCAGCTATCGTTACGATCAGCCCGACGCGGCGCTCCTGGAGGCGTTTCCCAGCCCCTTCGCACAGCCCGGACAGAATCCGGCCGGAGCGGTCGGCACGCTGCATATCGAATGTCCCGAGTTCACCTGTCTCTGTCCGATGACCGGCCAGCCCGACTTCGCCAGGATCGTTATCGATTACCAGCCCGATCAACTCTGCGTGGAGAGCAAGAGCCTCAAGCTCTACCTGGGCTCCTTCCGCATGCACGGCGAGTTCCACGAGGCCAGCGTCAACCGCATCTGCAACGACCTGGTGGCGCTGCTCGCTCCGGTCTGGCTGACCGTGCGGGGCGAATTCACTCCTCGCGGCGGCATCCCCTTCTGGCCCATGGCCGAGTACCGCAAAAAGTCCTGA
- a CDS encoding response regulator, translating to MAGLSSPHGSTSQNDASRSDATFALPAPTHARVVQLTLATFVVALLAGAAIVAVIEQNRFQQRQKHAGEIAVRSAYTLHDHLSRSLSATYALAALVRQGNGTIENFEELGTEMLGQYGGINSLQLAPGGVLRQIVPLAGNEKAIGLDLLNSPKVKKEALMAVTSRSLSLAGPFELIQGGQAVVGRLPVFLGDSKGKDRFWGLTAVVIRIPDFIKASHLQQSIDVGYDFELSRVNPTTAAREIFARSSLRELNRPVQHAIQVPNGVWTLSMAPRNGWFSPAAIAGESALVLLVSTLLALMMRMLYRQPLVLQGMVEQRTRELSESNLRLTAEVSERERVQQALSGSEERYRTLVDNIPLGISLIDRDYRIVMVNHTLAEWLGHRPEWFSGRHCYEEFEKREKICEHCPGMVSMATGGVSAIDTEGFRGDGSRMVVRLRTVPLISADGDQKGFIEVVEDITEHKRAEEERSRLEMQILHAQKLESLGVLAGGIAHDFNNILLAIMGHAELALMRSSPAAPAREHMERILQAGERASDLARQMLAYSGKGKFVITRIHLGELVKEMTHMLEVSISKKAVLRLNLTADLPPVEVDATQIRQVLMNLVINASEAIGDKSGVIAITSGAMQCDRRYLSEVWLDERLPEGLYVYLEVADTGCGMDRETQAKIFDPFFTTKFTGRGLGMAAVLGIMRGHHGAIKVYSEPGRGSTFKILLPAAGGSAEALYCISAEEELWQGSGTVLLVDDEDTVRALGGEMLAALGYKALVAADGREALEVFRECQERIDAVILDLTMPHMDGEETFRELRRNTPDIKVIMSSGYNEQEVSERFIGKGMTGFIQKPYKMSELSSVLRSALAPADPL from the coding sequence ATGGCCGGCCTTTCATCACCGCACGGTTCTACGTCGCAGAACGATGCGTCCCGAAGTGATGCCACCTTCGCCCTTCCCGCTCCCACCCATGCCAGGGTCGTACAGCTCACCCTGGCCACCTTCGTTGTCGCCCTCCTGGCCGGTGCGGCCATTGTTGCCGTCATCGAACAGAACCGCTTTCAGCAGAGGCAGAAACATGCCGGCGAGATCGCCGTCCGTTCTGCCTATACCCTCCATGACCATCTGAGCCGTTCCCTGTCCGCCACCTATGCCCTGGCCGCCCTGGTCCGCCAGGGTAACGGCACGATTGAAAACTTCGAGGAGCTGGGCACCGAAATGCTCGGCCAGTACGGCGGAATCAACAGCCTGCAATTGGCCCCCGGCGGTGTGCTGCGGCAGATTGTCCCGCTGGCGGGCAATGAAAAGGCAATCGGCCTCGATCTGTTGAATAGTCCGAAGGTGAAAAAAGAGGCACTGATGGCCGTGACCTCACGCAGCCTGAGCCTGGCCGGTCCTTTTGAACTGATCCAGGGGGGGCAGGCCGTGGTGGGACGACTGCCGGTGTTCCTGGGCGATTCGAAGGGAAAGGACCGCTTCTGGGGCCTGACCGCGGTCGTGATACGCATTCCGGACTTCATCAAGGCCAGCCATCTGCAGCAGTCGATCGATGTGGGATACGATTTCGAGCTGTCACGCGTCAATCCCACGACCGCTGCACGAGAGATCTTTGCACGCTCTTCTTTGCGGGAACTGAACAGGCCGGTCCAGCATGCCATCCAGGTGCCCAACGGCGTCTGGACCCTCAGCATGGCCCCCAGAAACGGCTGGTTTTCGCCGGCTGCCATTGCCGGGGAAAGCGCTCTGGTGTTGCTGGTGAGCACGCTGCTGGCCCTGATGATGCGCATGCTCTACCGCCAGCCGCTGGTGCTGCAGGGCATGGTGGAACAACGCACCCGGGAGCTTTCCGAGAGCAACCTGAGGCTCACGGCGGAAGTATCGGAGCGCGAACGGGTCCAGCAGGCCCTGAGCGGCAGTGAGGAACGCTACCGCACCCTGGTGGACAATATCCCGCTGGGCATCTCCCTGATCGACAGGGACTACCGCATTGTGATGGTCAATCACACTCTGGCGGAATGGCTCGGACACCGGCCGGAATGGTTTTCGGGACGGCACTGCTACGAAGAATTCGAGAAGCGGGAGAAAATCTGCGAACATTGCCCTGGCATGGTTTCCATGGCCACCGGAGGGGTGAGCGCCATCGATACCGAAGGTTTCAGGGGGGACGGCAGCCGGATGGTGGTGCGCCTGCGTACGGTGCCGCTCATAAGCGCTGACGGCGATCAGAAGGGGTTCATCGAGGTGGTGGAGGACATCACCGAGCACAAGCGGGCCGAAGAAGAACGCTCCCGGCTGGAGATGCAGATCCTGCACGCCCAGAAGCTGGAGAGCCTGGGGGTGCTGGCAGGGGGGATCGCCCACGATTTCAACAATATCCTGCTGGCCATCATGGGGCATGCCGAACTGGCTCTCATGCGCAGCTCCCCGGCTGCGCCGGCCCGCGAACACATGGAGCGCATCCTGCAGGCCGGCGAAAGGGCTTCTGACCTGGCGCGGCAGATGCTGGCCTATTCGGGCAAGGGAAAGTTCGTCATCACCAGGATCCATCTGGGGGAGCTGGTGAAGGAGATGACCCACATGCTCGAGGTGTCCATCTCCAAAAAGGCGGTGCTGCGCCTGAACCTGACCGCCGACCTGCCGCCGGTGGAGGTGGATGCGACCCAGATCCGCCAGGTGCTGATGAACCTGGTGATCAACGCCTCGGAAGCCATCGGTGACAAAAGCGGCGTGATTGCCATTACCAGCGGCGCCATGCAGTGCGACCGCCGGTATCTCTCGGAGGTCTGGCTGGACGAGCGGCTTCCCGAGGGGCTGTATGTCTATCTGGAGGTGGCCGACACCGGTTGCGGCATGGACCGGGAAACCCAGGCCAAAATCTTCGATCCCTTCTTTACCACCAAGTTCACCGGCAGAGGATTGGGCATGGCGGCGGTCCTGGGAATCATGCGCGGCCACCACGGAGCCATCAAGGTCTATAGCGAGCCGGGCCGCGGTTCTACCTTCAAGATCCTGCTACCTGCCGCAGGAGGGAGCGCCGAAGCCCTGTACTGCATCAGCGCCGAAGAGGAGTTGTGGCAGGGAAGCGGTACCGTGCTGCTGGTTGATGACGAGGATACGGTCAGGGCCCTGGGGGGTGAAATGCTGGCAGCCCTGGGCTACAAGGCGCTGGTGGCCGCCGATGGGCGCGAAGCCCTGGAAGTGTTCCGGGAGTGCCAGGAACGCATCGATGCCGTGATCCTGGATCTGACCATGCCGCACATGGACGGCGAGGAGACCTTCCGCGAGCTGCGCCGGAACACCCCGGACATCAAGGTGATCATGTCCAGCGGCTACAATGAGCAGGAGGTCAGCGAGCGTTTCATCGGCAAAGGCATGACCGGTTTCATTCAGAAGCCCTACAAGATGTCCGAGTTGAGCAGCGTTCTCCGCAGCGCCCTGGCCCCTGCCGATCCCTTGTAA
- a CDS encoding MaoC family dehydratase, translating to MSPTDHLIALYRPLIGSEIHCGPWLQIDQQRIDRFAEATGDHQWIHTDPQRARLESPYATTIAHGYLTLSLLPFLTESNAPGFFERTYPGMRLRINYGLDRLRFPAPVRAGARIRARTLLRQIERAGEGVQFGYLLTVEIEGEDKPACVAESLVRVYP from the coding sequence ATGTCGCCAACGGACCACCTGATAGCACTCTACCGGCCTTTAATCGGCAGCGAAATCCACTGCGGTCCCTGGCTGCAGATCGACCAGCAGCGCATCGACCGGTTTGCCGAGGCCACGGGCGATCACCAGTGGATCCACACCGATCCGCAGCGTGCCCGGCTGGAATCCCCCTACGCCACCACCATCGCCCACGGTTACCTCACCCTGTCGCTCTTGCCGTTTCTGACCGAAAGCAATGCCCCAGGCTTCTTCGAGCGCACCTATCCCGGCATGCGCCTGCGAATCAACTATGGCCTCGACCGGCTGCGCTTTCCGGCGCCCGTGCGGGCAGGCGCGCGCATTCGTGCCCGTACGCTGCTCAGGCAGATCGAGCGGGCCGGAGAAGGGGTGCAGTTCGGCTATCTGCTAACAGTGGAGATCGAGGGGGAGGATAAGCCGGCCTGCGTGGCAGAATCTCTGGTGAGGGTCTATCCGTAA
- the mraZ gene encoding division/cell wall cluster transcriptional repressor MraZ has protein sequence MFRGIFETTIDAKGRTSLPAKFRDVLVESFGDERFFITNAIPVKVGEGAACSGLVIYPYSEWLALEDKIRAGAGLGFTSAQLEAVKRWSVAPAEERSADKLGRFLVPPHLRKSAALDRDIVFVGSLGKLEIWSLAEWDKVFAQSAKDFPVDTQALAELGL, from the coding sequence ATGTTCCGAGGGATTTTCGAGACAACCATCGACGCAAAGGGGCGCACCAGCCTGCCGGCCAAGTTCCGCGACGTGCTGGTGGAGAGCTTCGGCGACGAGCGTTTTTTCATCACCAACGCCATTCCGGTGAAGGTGGGCGAAGGGGCGGCCTGTTCCGGTCTCGTGATCTACCCGTATAGCGAATGGCTGGCTTTGGAAGACAAGATCAGGGCCGGAGCCGGACTGGGATTCACCTCGGCCCAACTGGAGGCGGTCAAGCGCTGGAGTGTGGCCCCCGCCGAGGAACGTTCGGCGGACAAGCTGGGCCGCTTCCTGGTTCCGCCGCATCTGCGCAAGAGCGCAGCCCTTGATCGGGACATTGTATTTGTCGGTTCTCTTGGCAAACTAGAAATATGGAGCCTGGCGGAGTGGGATAAAGTATTTGCCCAGTCTGCCAAGGATTTCCCGGTGGATACCCAGGCGCTGGCGGAGTTGGGGCTCTAG
- the rsmH gene encoding 16S rRNA (cytosine(1402)-N(4))-methyltransferase RsmH — MEFRHLSVMPEEVLRFLEPRPGGIYLDGTLGGAGHAAMIAEQCVQGGGMLIGIDRDREALEAAGRRLAGFGSGIRLVHGDFARLADHLAGLGISGLDGFVLDLGVSSHQLDSGQRGFSFQQDAPLDMRMDASQGETAADLVNSLPERELERIISEYGEERWAKRIAAFIVKARAESPIRSTLHLVDIVKGAVPKAKWDERIHPATRTFQGLRIAVNHELDSLEQGLRAALDHLKPGGRGVVISFHSLEDRIVKHIFREFATGCICPRHLPVCVCGHQPKVRILTGRPVLATDREVQHNPRARSAKLRVVERLQS; from the coding sequence GTGGAGTTCCGGCACCTGTCAGTAATGCCGGAGGAGGTGCTCCGATTCCTGGAGCCCCGGCCGGGCGGCATCTACCTGGACGGAACGCTGGGTGGTGCCGGCCACGCCGCCATGATCGCGGAACAGTGCGTTCAGGGTGGCGGCATGCTGATCGGCATCGATCGCGACCGGGAGGCGCTGGAGGCTGCTGGACGGCGTCTGGCGGGATTTGGCAGCGGTATCCGGCTGGTCCATGGAGATTTCGCCCGTCTGGCCGACCACCTGGCCGGGCTCGGCATCTCCGGGCTGGACGGTTTTGTGCTCGACCTGGGGGTGTCATCGCATCAACTGGACAGCGGCCAGCGCGGATTCAGCTTTCAGCAGGACGCACCGTTGGACATGCGCATGGATGCCAGCCAGGGCGAAACCGCGGCCGATCTGGTCAATTCGCTGCCGGAGCGGGAGCTGGAGCGGATCATCAGTGAATACGGCGAAGAACGGTGGGCCAAACGAATTGCCGCCTTCATCGTAAAGGCCCGTGCCGAATCGCCGATCAGGAGCACCCTGCACCTGGTCGACATCGTAAAGGGCGCCGTGCCGAAGGCCAAGTGGGACGAGCGTATCCACCCGGCCACCCGCACCTTTCAGGGGCTGCGGATCGCCGTCAATCATGAGCTCGACAGTCTGGAGCAGGGCCTGCGTGCCGCACTCGATCATCTCAAGCCGGGGGGGCGGGGGGTGGTGATCTCCTTCCACTCACTGGAGGACCGGATCGTCAAGCATATCTTCAGGGAGTTTGCCACCGGCTGCATCTGTCCGCGTCACCTGCCGGTGTGCGTCTGCGGTCATCAGCCCAAGGTGCGCATCCTTACCGGCCGGCCGGTGCTTGCCACCGACCGGGAGGTGCAGCACAATCCGCGCGCGCGCAGCGCCAAGCTGCGGGTGGTTGAACGCCTGCAGAGCTGA
- a CDS encoding PilZ domain-containing protein has product MKSHADYSRYFALKQRAYLINISEERDREHFESLSGVIIDRSGNTIVLQIPYPTEQELPGHDGIPRITYKLTSESMGGGIQMMADLVKVTAGNVFHLQLRGNMEMYQRRQTPRVDTTVNLFQIRRDASLAVYRKEFRRITAYLGTQGMPPGVKLQRTGINLSAGGVRLNHDPKEALSPLGLFLLDLNDGRQPVCVVAEVVWNRLEENVRKCGYRFVQILKADQERLRNHVQAVQKQQGMDVSPLRTNWELLDRMTFEDPRK; this is encoded by the coding sequence ATGAAATCGCATGCCGATTACAGCAGGTATTTTGCTCTCAAGCAGAGAGCGTACCTGATCAATATATCGGAAGAGCGGGATCGGGAGCATTTCGAATCCCTCAGCGGCGTCATTATTGACCGCAGCGGCAACACCATCGTGCTGCAGATTCCGTATCCCACGGAACAGGAACTGCCTGGCCACGACGGCATCCCCCGGATTACCTATAAACTTACCAGCGAATCGATGGGTGGCGGGATACAGATGATGGCCGATCTTGTCAAAGTAACGGCCGGCAATGTATTCCATCTCCAGTTGCGCGGCAACATGGAGATGTACCAACGCCGCCAGACTCCGCGTGTCGATACCACGGTAAATCTGTTCCAGATTCGCAGAGACGCTTCGCTGGCGGTGTATCGCAAGGAGTTCCGGCGTATCACGGCCTATCTCGGCACACAGGGGATGCCACCCGGCGTCAAGCTTCAGAGAACCGGGATAAACCTGAGTGCCGGCGGTGTACGTCTCAATCACGATCCAAAGGAAGCACTGTCCCCCCTCGGACTGTTTTTGCTCGACCTGAACGATGGCCGGCAGCCGGTGTGCGTTGTGGCGGAGGTGGTCTGGAATCGCCTGGAAGAGAATGTGCGGAAGTGCGGTTACCGCTTCGTGCAGATCCTCAAAGCCGATCAGGAGCGCCTCAGAAATCATGTCCAGGCCGTACAGAAACAACAGGGAATGGATGTTTCCCCCCTTCGGACGAACTGGGAGCTGCTGGACAGAATGACCTTCGAAGATCCCCGCAAGTAA
- a CDS encoding zinc ribbon domain-containing protein, with protein sequence MKKRLEMLEQLQEIDVRIDILKNTQSGLYGEMNAIEQGLGDARAALSDLQSRVAALEQEKAELDTSLATEQENIRRSETNMKEIKTNKEFQAVGREITAARKLTTELEEQILQKLALVEELKGEIGVKADNLSELEQNSTQRREEKQAEIDALQHDLDADTERRQAIAGELPASLVKRYDSLREQRRGQAVAVARDGYCLGCNMNLPPQLYNSLFRGDEMISCPHCQRVLILKQQPQQ encoded by the coding sequence TTGAAAAAGAGACTTGAGATGCTGGAGCAACTGCAGGAGATCGATGTTCGGATCGACATCCTGAAAAACACTCAGAGCGGACTGTACGGCGAGATGAACGCCATCGAACAGGGGCTTGGCGATGCCCGCGCGGCCCTGTCGGACCTGCAGTCGCGGGTCGCCGCACTGGAGCAGGAGAAAGCGGAGCTTGACACCAGTCTGGCAACGGAACAGGAAAACATCCGCCGTTCCGAGACCAACATGAAAGAGATCAAGACCAACAAGGAATTTCAGGCGGTCGGGCGGGAAATCACCGCTGCCCGCAAGCTGACGACCGAGCTGGAGGAGCAGATCCTGCAGAAGCTGGCGCTGGTCGAAGAGTTGAAAGGGGAGATCGGTGTCAAGGCCGACAACCTGTCCGAGCTGGAACAGAATTCGACCCAGCGCCGGGAAGAAAAGCAGGCCGAGATCGACGCCCTTCAGCATGATCTCGATGCCGATACCGAGCGCCGCCAGGCCATCGCCGGAGAACTGCCCGCCAGTCTCGTCAAGCGTTATGACAGCCTGCGCGAGCAGCGCCGGGGACAGGCCGTGGCCGTGGCTCGCGACGGCTACTGCCTGGGCTGCAACATGAACCTGCCCCCTCAGCTGTACAACAGCCTGTTCCGCGGTGACGAGATGATCAGCTGCCCGCACTGCCAGCGGGTGCTGATTTTGAAGCAGCAACCGCAGCAGTAA
- a CDS encoding Nif3-like dinuclear metal center hexameric protein translates to MKIARLSDIAGIIGKIAPPGLSESWDNSGLQVGDAGMEVSRIMVALDATQAVVDDALSAGCQLLVTHHPLLFKPQKVISTATTQGRLVHTAIRGGLAIFSMHTNYDIDDGGLNDVLAERLGLPVRSVLQATAGQELVKLVVFVPEGHLDQLRTALFPYAQQLGAYRDCSFAAAGEGTFTPLSGATPFIGAVGEQERVAESRLEVLIDRTAMPRAVKALLSAHPYEEPAFDVYPLLNEGRRLGLGRIGVLPESTTLSAFAARVAQKLGAPALRYVGSPEAVVSKVALCSGSGASVMQAAVRGGADVLVTGDVKYHEARDAEAQGIALIDAGHFATEIIMVDAVADRLARMLSEAGYMGCEIVPCRCETDPFRYC, encoded by the coding sequence ATGAAAATCGCAAGACTCTCTGACATAGCTGGAATTATTGGTAAAATTGCTCCGCCTGGCCTGTCTGAATCGTGGGATAATTCAGGACTGCAGGTAGGCGATGCCGGCATGGAGGTCTCGCGCATCATGGTTGCGCTGGATGCCACTCAGGCCGTTGTCGACGACGCCCTCTCCGCCGGTTGTCAGTTGCTCGTCACCCACCACCCCCTGCTTTTTAAACCTCAGAAGGTCATCTCCACCGCCACCACCCAGGGACGATTGGTCCACACCGCCATCAGGGGGGGGCTGGCCATCTTCAGCATGCACACCAATTACGACATAGACGACGGGGGCCTGAACGACGTGCTGGCGGAACGGCTCGGCCTGCCGGTCCGCTCCGTGCTCCAGGCAACTGCCGGGCAGGAACTGGTCAAGCTGGTGGTGTTCGTGCCCGAGGGGCATCTCGACCAACTGCGCACGGCACTCTTTCCGTATGCCCAGCAGCTGGGCGCCTATCGCGACTGCTCCTTTGCGGCTGCGGGTGAGGGAACCTTTACGCCGCTGAGTGGCGCCACACCGTTCATCGGCGCTGTCGGAGAACAGGAGCGGGTGGCGGAGAGCCGCCTGGAAGTACTGATCGACCGGACAGCCATGCCGCGCGCCGTCAAGGCGCTTTTGTCGGCGCACCCTTACGAAGAGCCGGCCTTTGATGTCTATCCTCTCCTCAACGAGGGGCGCAGGCTTGGTCTGGGGCGGATAGGCGTGCTGCCCGAATCGACCACCCTGTCCGCTTTTGCCGCCCGCGTTGCGCAGAAGCTGGGAGCACCGGCCCTGCGGTATGTGGGCTCTCCCGAGGCAGTGGTGAGCAAGGTTGCCCTGTGCAGCGGCAGCGGCGCCTCCGTGATGCAGGCTGCGGTGAGGGGCGGTGCGGATGTCCTGGTAACCGGGGATGTCAAATATCATGAAGCCCGCGACGCAGAGGCTCAGGGGATCGCCCTGATCGATGCCGGCCATTTTGCCACCGAGATCATCATGGTGGATGCCGTAGCCGATCGGCTGGCCCGGATGCTCTCCGAAGCGGGCTATATGGGGTGCGAAATCGTACCGTGCCGCTGCGAAACTGATCCGTTCAGGTATTGCTGA
- a CDS encoding elongation factor P translates to MFTTSDFKKGLVIQQENAPCLILDVTVQSPTARGANTMVKTKYRNLITGQVLEKTFRSGDKVDEADFERHKGQFLYADGGRGVFMDLETYEQFEMEEGEFEALSPYLLEGTEVVLGIFEGRMVNVELPMTVELTVAETAPALKNATATAETKEAILETGLKVKVPPYLESGEKVKIDTRDGRFISRA, encoded by the coding sequence ATGTTCACCACATCGGATTTTAAAAAGGGGCTGGTCATACAGCAGGAAAATGCCCCCTGCCTGATTCTGGACGTCACGGTCCAGTCTCCCACCGCCCGCGGCGCCAATACCATGGTCAAGACGAAGTACCGCAACCTGATCACCGGCCAGGTACTGGAAAAGACCTTCCGCTCCGGCGACAAGGTCGACGAGGCCGACTTCGAGCGCCATAAGGGGCAGTTCCTGTATGCGGACGGCGGCCGCGGCGTTTTCATGGATCTGGAAACCTACGAGCAGTTCGAGATGGAGGAGGGGGAGTTTGAAGCGCTGTCCCCTTACCTGCTGGAGGGGACCGAGGTGGTGCTCGGCATTTTCGAAGGGCGCATGGTCAACGTCGAGCTGCCGATGACGGTGGAACTGACTGTTGCCGAGACCGCTCCGGCCCTCAAAAACGCCACTGCCACGGCCGAAACCAAAGAGGCTATTCTGGAAACCGGCCTGAAGGTCAAGGTTCCCCCGTATCTCGAATCAGGCGAAAAGGTCAAGATCGACACCCGCGACGGCCGCTTCATTTCCCGCGCTTGA